A single genomic interval of Pyrus communis chromosome 7, drPyrComm1.1, whole genome shotgun sequence harbors:
- the LOC137739390 gene encoding UMP-CMP kinase 4-like, with amino-acid sequence METIEKDYAPQGATVTPNKDPSERKPKGHTIIICVSGGLGSGKSTQCAKIVSHFGFCHLNVGDLLEAEAEAGSEYSKMIKDFKKEGRLVPFDLVVKLLQQAMQMSRNKKFLVDGFPWNVENIAAAERIMKFEPDFVLFLDCSEGEMTRRLLNKNQGRVDDNIDTIQKRLQVYFECTILVVNYYSTKGKV; translated from the exons ATGGAGACCATAGAAAAAGATTATGCACCACAAGGGGCAACTGTGACTCCAAACAAG GACCCAAGTGAACGTAAGCCTAAAGGGCACACAATTATCATCTGTGTTTCAG GTGGTCTAGGTAGCGGAAAGAGTACACAGTGCGCTAAGATTGTTTCACACTTTGGGTTTTGCCATCTGAATGTTGGTGATCTTCTTGAAGCAGAAGCTGAGGCTGGATCTGAATACAG TAAGATGATCAAGGACTTTAAGAAGGAAGGACGACTGGTTCCTTTCGATTTGGTTGTCAAACTTCTGCAACAGGCAATGCAAATGAGCCGAAACAAGAAGTTTCTCGTTGATGGCTTCCCGTGGAATGTAGAAAATATAGCTGCAGCTGAAAGAATT ATGAAATTCGAGCCGGATTTTGTACTGTTTCTTGACTGCTCAGAAGGAGAAATGACAAGACGTCTTTTAAACAAAAACCAG GGAAGAGTTGACGATAACATTGATACGATTCAGAAGCGTCTTCAAGTTTATTTCGAATGCACCATTCTTGTAGTCAATTATTACAGCACCAAGGGAAAGGTTTGA
- the LOC137738693 gene encoding uncharacterized protein isoform X1, with protein sequence MSEPSATSHLPRGPQPPNEPDDPQSHPTPLLDPLTHWCANQNCNPFAADPLDPRSSSDCDWFSDVASDSDHDVSCFVTDLFDRRSSEQQPKTDGVVDSGSRSDPVATELEIGGLEDGDETESNLGFGSNSQRLGSELGEFISLSGADSRAGGLRIVGLESESDSDSGTIDDIESNRITDSGIQSIWDNLFLMEQRNMLESSESIQTSPVNGGVEELSVTSGFSTEEEEVPEGAARSLEWEILLTVNNFRRFADDDDLDLETAEYINTIFGQFVENANAMKGSPPAALSVVEDLPSVEFTVEQLKKEEAVCAVCKDNILVEDKVRSLPCCHYYHQDCIVPWLGIRNTCPVCRYELPTDDPDYERNKCESAARGEPGDSQLDICCFQLLHPYNLTTLHAGTLSIDIMTVR encoded by the exons ATGTCTGAGCCTTCCGCCACCTCTCACCTACCCCGCGGGCCGCAACCACCAAACGAACCCGACGACCCGCAATCCCACCCAACCCCCCTCCTCGATCCCCTCACCCACTGGTGCGCCAACCAAAACTGCAACCCCTTCGCCGCCGATCCCCTCGATCCCCGGAGCTCCTCCGATTGCGACTGGTTCTCCGACGTCGCATCCGATTCGGACCATGACGTCAGCTGCTTCGTCACCGATCTCTTCGACCGCCGCAGCTCCGAGCAGCAGCCCAAGACCGACGGCGTCGTCGATTCGGGTTCGCGGTCGGATCCGGTTGCGACCGAATTGGAAATTGGGGGTCTTGAGGATGGCGACGAGACGGAGTCGAATTTAGGGTTTGGGTCAAATTCTCAGCGACTGGGTTCTGAATTGGGGGAGTTTATAAGCCTATCGGGAGCTGACTCGCGAGCTGGTGGGCTTCGGATTGTTGGGCTGGAATCTGAATCGGATTCGGATTCCGGTACTATCGATGACATAGAAAGTAATCGGATCACCGATTCGGGTATCCAGTCAATTTGGGATAATCTTTTCTTGATGGAGCAGAGGAATATGCTTGAAAGTTCCGAATCGATTCAGACTAGTCCGGTCAACGGCGGAGTGGAAGAGCTGTCGGTGACCTCTGGGTTTTCcactgaagaagaagaggttCCGGAAGGTGCGGCACGGAGCCTGGAGTGGGAAATTCTCTTGACAGTCAACAATTTTCGGAGGTTCGCCGATGATGACGATCTTGACTTGGAGACTGCAGAGTACATCAACACGATTTTCGGGCAGTTCGTGGAGAATGCCAATGCCATGAAAGGTAGTCCTCCGGCGGCCTTAAGCGTGGTTGAGGATCTTCCATCTGTTGAGTTTACAGTGGAAcaattgaagaaagaagaagcggtTTGTGCTGTTTGTAAAGACAACATCTTGGTGGAGGATAAAGTCAGGAGCTTGCCCTGTTGCCATTACTACCATCAGGACTGCATTGTGCCGTGGTTGGGCATTCGGAATACATGCCCTGTTTGTCGGTATGAGCTTCCCACGGATGATCCAGATTACGAAAGAAACAAGTGTGAAAGCGCTGCTCGAGGCGAGCCAGGGGATTCACAG TTGGATATATGCTGTTTTCAGTTGCTGCACCCCTACAACTTGACCACGCTCCATGCGGGAACGCTCAGCATTGACATCATGACCGTGCGGTGA
- the LOC137739391 gene encoding protein MICRORCHIDIA 4-like gives MSQEGEVLGGSSKKRKLGGAGSGPVLSPQPLRQVRARQSCKQFWKAGDYEGAPCSDDHTSAAGGIDHVRVHPRFLHSNATSHKWALGAFAELLDNALDEVCSGATYVNVDVLENKKDGSRMLLIQDDGGGMDPSKMRHCMSLGYSVKSKIRDTIGQYGNGFKTSTMRLGADAIVFSRCEGIHGKNDTRSIGLLSYTFLKSTGKEDIVVPMLDYERRGGAWHKMFRSSERDWKTNIETIVQWSPFSSEEELHCQLLTIKNHGTQIIIYNLWEDDEDQLELDFDTDPHDIQLRGVNRDEKNIQMAQDYPNSRVFLTYQHSLRSYASILYLRLPSNFRIILRGKEVEHHNIVNDMMMSQQVTYRPTGADGNQTSANVIAAVTIGFVKDAKSHIDVQGFNVYHKNRLIKPFWRLWNAAGSDGRGVIGVLEANFVEPAHDKQGFERTTVLSRLEKRLIHMQKDYWGSNCHKIGYARRRTKKIINDSANRKETSPDPPSTTPCSKKRPFSGPDSPALQGVRSRASERITKDRVQTPKQSGTLGSSRSYEPSAPPSPANVPSSLPPSPANVTDADADMHVSIY, from the exons ATGTCACAAGAGGGCGAAGTTTTGGGAGGTTCTTCGAAGAAGCGGAAGCTGGGCGGGGCGGGATCAGGCCCGGTTCTGAGTCCTCAGCCGCTGAGGCAGGTGAGAGCCCGGCAGAGCTGTAAGCAGTTTTGGAAGGCCGGGGATTATGAAGGAGCTCCTTGTAGCGACGATCATACTTCTGCTGCTGGCGGGATCGACCACGTTAGGGTTCATCCCAGATTTCTGCATTCCAATGCCACAAGTCACAAGTGGGCTCTCGGCGCTTTTGCCGAGCTTTTAGACAATGCACTGGATGAGGTTTGCAGTGGTGCTACTTACGTCAACGTCGATGTGCTTGAAAACAAGAAAGATGGAAGCAGAATGTTGCTGATCCAAGATGATGGCGGTGGTATGGATCCGAGCAAGATGCGACACTGCATGTCGTTGGGGTATTCGGTGAAAAGCAAAATTAGAGACACCATAGGACAGTATGGAAACGGTTTTAAGACGAGCACTATGAGGCTAGGAGCAGATGCGATCGTGTTTTCACGCTGCGAAGGAATACATGGAAAAAATGATACGCGGAGCATCGGATTGCTGTCTTACACTTTCTTGAAGAGCACTGGAAAGGAAGACATTGTGGTTCCCATGCTTGATTATGAGAGAAGAGGAGGAGCTTGGCACAAAATGTTTCGATCCTCCGAAAGAGACTGGAAGACAAATATCGAGACAATCGTTCAGTGGTCGCCATTTTCTAGCGAAGAAGAGCTGCATTGTCAGCTCTTAACGATTAAGAACCATGGCACCCAAATAATCATATACAACCTTTGGGAGGACGACGAAGATCAGTTGGAGCTTGATTTTGACACCGACCCTCATGATATTCAACTCAGAGGTGTCAATCGGGACGAGAAGAATATACAAATGGCTCAAGATTATCCCAACTCGCGAGTTTTCTTGACGTACCAGCACTCGCTGAGGAGCTATGCATCGATTCTCTATTTGCGGCTTCCTTCTAACTTTCGGATCATCCTTCGCGGGAAGGAAGTTGAGCACCACAACATAGTGAATGATATGATGATGTCCCAGCAAGTCACCTATCGGCCAACCGGGGCTGACGGGAACCAAACAAGTGCAAATGTGATTGCTGCTGTCACCATCGGGTTTGTAAAGGATGCAAAATCTCATATCGACGTTCAAGGGTTCAATGTTTATCACAAGAATCGACTGATTAAGCCGTTTTGGAGGCTTTGGAATGCTGCAGGAAGCGACGGCAGGGGTGTTATCGGCGTTTTGGAAGCTAATTTTGTTGAACCAGCTCATGATAAGCAGGGGTTTGAGCGTACTACGGTTCTTTCGAGACTCGAGAAACGATTGATACATATGCAAAAGGATTACTGGGGTTCTAACTGCCACAAAATCGGGTATGCTCGGCGACGTACTAAGAAGATCATCAACGACTCTGCAAATCGTAAGGAGACTAGTCCTGATCCTCCATCTACCACGCCATGCAGCAAGAAGAGACCATTTTCGGGTCCTGATTCACCCGCACTTCAGGGTGTTCGTTCAAGAGCTTCTGAAAGGATCACCAAAGATAGAGTCCAAACCCCCAAGCAATCTGGGACACTAGGATCATCAAGGTCTTATGAACCATCAGCACCACCTTCGCCCGCCAATGTTCCATCATCATTACCACCTTCGCCAGCCAATGTTACCGATGCAGATGCAGACATGCATGTTTCCAT ATACTGA
- the LOC137738693 gene encoding uncharacterized protein isoform X2, producing MSEPSATSHLPRGPQPPNEPDDPQSHPTPLLDPLTHWCANQNCNPFAADPLDPRSSSDCDWFSDVASDSDHDVSCFVTDLFDRRSSEQQPKTDGVVDSGSRSDPVATELEIGGLEDGDETESNLGFGSNSQRLGSELGEFISLSGADSRAGGLRIVGLESESDSDSGTIDDIESNRITDSGIQSIWDNLFLMEQRNMLESSESIQTSPVNGGVEELSVTSGFSTEEEEVPEGAARSLEWEILLTVNNFRRFADDDDLDLETAEYINTIFGQFVENANAMKGSPPAALSVVEDLPSVEFTVEQLKKEEAVCAVCKDNILVEDKVRSLPCCHYYHQDCIVPWLGIRNTCPVCRYELPTDDPDYERNKCESAARGEPGDSQLLHPYNLTTLHAGTLSIDIMTVR from the exons ATGTCTGAGCCTTCCGCCACCTCTCACCTACCCCGCGGGCCGCAACCACCAAACGAACCCGACGACCCGCAATCCCACCCAACCCCCCTCCTCGATCCCCTCACCCACTGGTGCGCCAACCAAAACTGCAACCCCTTCGCCGCCGATCCCCTCGATCCCCGGAGCTCCTCCGATTGCGACTGGTTCTCCGACGTCGCATCCGATTCGGACCATGACGTCAGCTGCTTCGTCACCGATCTCTTCGACCGCCGCAGCTCCGAGCAGCAGCCCAAGACCGACGGCGTCGTCGATTCGGGTTCGCGGTCGGATCCGGTTGCGACCGAATTGGAAATTGGGGGTCTTGAGGATGGCGACGAGACGGAGTCGAATTTAGGGTTTGGGTCAAATTCTCAGCGACTGGGTTCTGAATTGGGGGAGTTTATAAGCCTATCGGGAGCTGACTCGCGAGCTGGTGGGCTTCGGATTGTTGGGCTGGAATCTGAATCGGATTCGGATTCCGGTACTATCGATGACATAGAAAGTAATCGGATCACCGATTCGGGTATCCAGTCAATTTGGGATAATCTTTTCTTGATGGAGCAGAGGAATATGCTTGAAAGTTCCGAATCGATTCAGACTAGTCCGGTCAACGGCGGAGTGGAAGAGCTGTCGGTGACCTCTGGGTTTTCcactgaagaagaagaggttCCGGAAGGTGCGGCACGGAGCCTGGAGTGGGAAATTCTCTTGACAGTCAACAATTTTCGGAGGTTCGCCGATGATGACGATCTTGACTTGGAGACTGCAGAGTACATCAACACGATTTTCGGGCAGTTCGTGGAGAATGCCAATGCCATGAAAGGTAGTCCTCCGGCGGCCTTAAGCGTGGTTGAGGATCTTCCATCTGTTGAGTTTACAGTGGAAcaattgaagaaagaagaagcggtTTGTGCTGTTTGTAAAGACAACATCTTGGTGGAGGATAAAGTCAGGAGCTTGCCCTGTTGCCATTACTACCATCAGGACTGCATTGTGCCGTGGTTGGGCATTCGGAATACATGCCCTGTTTGTCGGTATGAGCTTCCCACGGATGATCCAGATTACGAAAGAAACAAGTGTGAAAGCGCTGCTCGAGGCGAGCCAGGGGATTCACAG TTGCTGCACCCCTACAACTTGACCACGCTCCATGCGGGAACGCTCAGCATTGACATCATGACCGTGCGGTGA